A DNA window from Vigna angularis cultivar LongXiaoDou No.4 chromosome 1, ASM1680809v1, whole genome shotgun sequence contains the following coding sequences:
- the LOC108337130 gene encoding 18.5 kDa class I heat shock protein, producing the protein MSLIPSLFGGRRNNVYDPFSLDVWDPFKDFPFPESGRENSAFVSTRVDWKETPEAHVFKAEIPGLKKEEVKVEIEDDKVLQISGERNVEKEDKNDTWHRVERSSGKFLRRFRLPENAKMDEVKASMENGVLTVTVPKEDVKKSEVKAIQISG; encoded by the coding sequence ATGTCGCTAATCCCAAGTTTGTTCGGTGGACGAAGGAACAACGTCTATGATCCATTCTCTCTGGATGTGTGGGATCCCTTCAAGGATTTTCCTTTCCCTGAATCTGGTCGAGAAAATTCTGCATTTGTGAGCACACGTGTGGACTGGAAGGAGACTCCAGAGGCACACGTGTTCAAGGCTGAGATTCCAGGACTGAAGAAGGAGGAAGTGAAGGTTGAGATAGAAGATGATAAGGTTCTTCAGATAAGCGGTGAGAGAAACGTTGAGAAGGAAGATAAGAACGATACGTGGCATCGTGTGGAGCGTAGCAGTGGGAAGTTCTTGAGGAGGTTCAGATTGCCTGAGAATGCaaaaatggatgaagtgaaggCTTCTATGGAGAATGGTGTTCTTACTGTTACTGTTCCCAAGGAAGATGTTAAGAAGTCTGAAGTCAAGGCCATTCAAATTTCTGGTTAA